The DNA sequence TATTTGCAGAGTGTTCTCACACTGATTATGGGGGCCACAGAGGGACATATTGTGAAATGGGCAAGGTTCTCTAATCAGGACGTGATTAATGTCTCAGCTGATAGTGAGAGCTCTGAGATCTGTCACCAAGAACCGAATACAGTGGAAGGTTTTTCAGCTCTCTGGAGAACGAGCAACCACACTGTGCTCCTACCCCGCTGCAGCAAACGGCTGGAAACCATAAACAGGGTTTCAGAATTAAAGCACCAGCAGATGAGAGAACATAGACTATTTATCAGACTATTTATCAGCTGATAGTCAGCAATAgataaaaacaatttatactGCATCTTAGGTATTATTAATATCGTGTGTTATTTAATACCATCTAAAACATTGAATTGTCTCAGCTTTACACAATGACTGATAATGACCGATACTGAACATGTCTGGTTTAACGTAACTTACTGATGAATGGAGAAATAAATGCCAATTCTTGGTAGGGGATCCAGACCATTGGACCCTAGTGTGTATTCTAGCTAGACAGAGATAAAACATGGCATTGTAAAGATATTGTACATTCCCTTGTCAGCAGAACACACGTGCTTAACTCTGCCCTCCTGCAAGTAACGTCTCTTTGTAGCTTTTGCTGGGTCCTTTCATGTGCTATCACCAGACCTGCAGATTCACCCACCCTCTCTATCTCACCTGGACGCCACTCGCTCCTCTACAGtagcacatgcacacctgcaaCTTTATTAGCTACACCTGCTCACCCGGCTTGTTAAGagtctaatcagccaatcagatggcAGCAATTCAATGCgtttggtattattattattagccaCATTTGTATAGtgtctttctcaaactcaaggacactttacaaacagatatcagctttttattttttaggcatgtagacatggtcaagatgaCCCAGTGATGTTCAAAtcgagcatcagaatggggatgAAAgttgatttaagtgactttgaataCGGTGTGGTTGTCGTTGCTAGATGGGCTGGTCTGAGGATTTCacaaactgctgatctactgggattttcacacacagccatctcaagggtttacagagaatggtccaAAAATGAGGAGATTTCCAGCGGGTGGCAGTTCTCTAGGCGAAAATgatgtcagaggtcagaggagaaagGCTGAATTGGTTCTAGCTATGATTATATTAAATGATCACTTTTTCCAACTGAGGTATGCAGAACAGCATCTCACCTGGAACCTCAAAGCAAACGGGCTACGGCAGCAGAAGCGTATTGTATAAACACCACAGCTCGCCTGAGAATTGTATAAACACCACAGCCCacctgagtattgtttaaacaccacagctcACTTGATGATTGTTGATGACAGTgtcctttatgaccacagtttccccatcttctgatggccaATTCCAGCAGGATACCGCGCCAtatcacaaagctcaaatcatctcaaactggtttcttcaACATGACAGTGAGGTCACTGAACTAAAATGGCAttcacagtcaccagatctccaTCCAAAAGATCAGGATTTGGTGGAACGGGAGAGTCATATCATGGACATGCAGCCCACAAACCTGCAGCACCTGTGTGACGCCGTCAtatcaatatggaccaaaaccTCTTAATGTGGATTAATGTTCCCAACACCGTGCTACATTTATTAGGGCAGTTAGAAGAATTAAGACATTGAGGCACAAGGGGCTCCAACGTGGTCCTAGCAAGGTGTGCCTAATAAAGTGAATTTACAGCATCTGCGCAGAAATAGTCCACTAATGAGAATGTGTGATTGTCTATCTCCTGTAAACGGTTATAAAGATTGTACATCGTTGTGGACCCGTGCACACCTGACCTGAGTCTGTATCAGTGCATTTTTGCTACTTAATTAAATtcagtaaaacagtaaatacaGACCATGGTGAGCATTGTGTGGAAGTTGGCtagtttttatttcatgttgtaATGAAACAATTAAGGTAAGGTATGGGTATGTTGGTAAGGTAGGGGATATTGGTAAAGTAGGGGTATGTTTATATGGGGGTATGTTCATGTGGTGTTTTGCAAATAAGTCTCCCTCTTAAAGACCCTCTTAAGACCAGCAGCCTTAATGGTGCATTACgtgaagaataaataaataaacaaacaaactaatgcaacaaaataaaatatatataaacaagcCATCACTGATCCCACTCTGCTGCTAGTGGGGTCACAATCATATGTTTTGTTCAGCAATCGAACatgagtttggttttccccaatTTTCATGGGTTAATCAATACACATGACCTCAAGGACCTCACTGGTCTTGGCATTGCATTGAGCTGTTCTTGCAGTCAGTCCACAGTACCACTCCAACTGTGAACTGGTTCCTGTTGAGTGGCAAACTGGTTCTGATCAGGTGGTGAACTGGTTCTGGTCAGGTGGTGAACTGGTTCTGGTCAGGTGGTGAAGTGGATCTGGTCAGGTGGTGAACTGGTTTATTGGCTATGCAGACAGATGGCACTACACCCCTGTTCCAACATACACAGCCACAGAAGAGCTGTCTATCTGCTGTGACATGTTAGACAGCGCTAGTTCATTTGCTAATGTGTTCTTATTAGAACCAAATACCAGGTTTATTCCCTAGACTAAGTTTCAGGTGTGCAATAAAAAGTACACAAAAATTGTACATTCTACTCTACTGAAaatggtttttatttaattaaaactctcatataatatatatatatagtgtgtgtctctctttctgtatacTGTCACCATGCTACCATCTTAGAGgtagtttttaaaatgcttttaaaattattagtCATTGATTTAAGGAGAAGAGCTAATCTGGTGGAGGAGATAGACTTTGTACAGCAACTCATCTGCATAATCTCCACTGATTTGCATACAAATATGATCAAATTCCTACTATATGCCAATACAGATACTATCTTTATAAACTAAAGGAAGGTTTGTTTTTCCATGGTTACTTTACCTAAGGCATAACTAAATGTGGGATTTAAACAGAAACACTCACTGTCTCTTGTACAGACTTTATTCCACTGTGTACTCCTGAAGTAACCATAGTGATGTCCAACCAGGATCCTCAGTTTTAAGTGTGACACCCTTGAGGGTCTCGTTACCATGCCATTCCGAATACGCCACGACAATACATCAATCTACAGTGTCTGTAACCTTAGATCTGCCATTTAAgcaatttaagaagaaaaatgtgactttttgtacctcaaaaataaaaacaaatatataagtTACAAAACActatttatcttttctttttcatgctctGGTGTCCATAGTTCCTGTCACTCCCATCACTTGCTCAGATGTAATATGTTATAACTATGTAATAACTAAGTGGTAAATAAGTGGTAAATATCACGATGATAATTAGAGTCTATAACACTGTCATTTTAAGGACTACTGGAGGAGGCGggactttctctttttcttcactGTCATTGGCCATTGCCAGGTTATTGTGGCTCTCCATCTCACATCCCTTATTCACAGGCCCCGCCTCCTCGTCTCCCTGGGCAACCTCGCAGCatttgcagcagcagcagcatgcGGTTACCACAGTGACCACCCTGTCCCAGGGTTCCAGTGAGCGGGCCCAGATGGGCAGGAAGTCCCAGGTGCGGAGACAGGAAGGAAGCGCGTGAGGCCAGCGCCCCTGCAGGACGTTGACAGAGACGACGAAGAGCAGCAGGATTGCTGGCGGCAGGAGAACGGCGAGCAGGACGGCCCAGCCGGCCAGGGACAGGCCAAAGATCAGCAGGGGCAGGAGGAAAAAGCACACCAGGATGTAGATGAGGGCGAACCAGCGGTGACGCGCTGTCACATCGCCCAGGGACTTGGCCAGCCAGATGGGTGCACGCATGAAGGGCACAATGTACCACAGCACGATGCCCGACACGTTGAAGAAGAGGTGGACAAGGGCAATCTGTGCAGGAGGGCACAGGgtgaggagaggtgtgtgtggtgtgtgtgtgtgtgtgtgtgtgtgtgtgtggctgggtccACTCACCTGTAGTGAGTTGGTCAGTGTATCTCCTGGGCTGGCCAGTGCTGCCAGTACAGCAGTAGAGGTGGTACCAATGTTGGAGCCCACTGAGAGTGGATATGCTCTTTCAATGCTTATAACCCCAATACCTgcatagaacacacacacacacacacacacacacacacacacacacacacacacacaatcatgaaGTTCTCCACAATATTTTctccagaaataaaaaaaaataaccaaaataaaccAGTTATTTAACAGTCTTTGGTTATTACGTGCAGTTTAGTTCATATGTGATTTTAACGTCGCTGACTTTGTTTAACTGTAATGGGTTCTGACATAATGAACAGAGAACAGTTTGTTCATTACAGTTCATCTATGTTACATTATTTAACAGTTCATATCCAGACATGTGGTGGCGGATTTCACGGTTATTTCTCAGATGTAATAAACTTTGAACAGATTGCTGTGTTCTGTACATATGACCTAAAAACAATCACATAAGAGAACAAATAAAATAGCAATGTcaaatatgtttatgtttatgagCCAAGATACAAACAGCCTGCAAAGGTAATCTGCAAATTCATGGCACAAACAGATCTGCTGTTCTGGTCAATTATTTGACATCAGTATGTTTCGCTGTACcagtggatgaatggatggaaggatggatggatggatggatggatggacagaaggatggatggatggacagacagacagatggacagatgcatggatggatgaatggatgggagatggatggatggacagatggatgaagCTCACCCACAAGCGGTGTGATGGCCGAGGTGAAGACTGAGCTGCTCTGGACGATGAAGGTCATGACGGCTCCCACTATGATGGCAAGGTATCCCGTCAGCCATGCGAAGGGAAACGGAAAATCTGCAGCGAAAAGCACATGTCAGTCCGGCACCTGGTCCGGAGACCCCCCGACCTCAGCGGGCCGCACGGAGCCTGACCTGTGTTGATGATGGTCTTGATGACCTTGGCCACTTGGCCCTTCAGCACGGAGTTCAGCAGCTTCACGATGAGGACTAGACAGGTGCAGAGCACCAGCAGAGACATGGCCAGCAGGATCAGGCCCACGGCCAGGTCCGGCAGCTCCGTGTTTACAAAGATGTGACCGCCTGTGTCCGCAGAGATGGGGGACGGGACACATGGGAGAGAAGGAATGAGAGGTGGGGTTATGGTGGAGCACTGCAGCCCTCAAATTTAAAACCTGGGTGAAAGTGTGGAATACTTATACTGAGCTATAGAACATATATGGAGTCCCAGAACATACAAAGAGTTGGAGAAGTTGGAGAAGAGTTGTAGAAGTTGTAGAAGAACTATAGAAGTTGTAGGAGAACTGTAGAAGCGTTTAAGGAGTTTCTAGACTTGTCCCTTTCAGCTATTTCTACATGCAGTAGTAATTTTTGGTTTTGACTCACATTTCCGAATGTTTAGCGTTTCGGACACGTTCCTCCATTCCCAGCACATGCCTCTGGTGCAGTTTGCTAAGGTAACATTCTGCAGAGACTGCAAAATGACATTCCACAATCAAGAAAAATTTACCAAATCATATCAAACTTCTAATTTAAATAACTAAAAAGTTAACTATCACCGTTACAaattgattttgtttctgtatatattttaactaaTATGAAGAGTGTTAATTTTATTCGGAAGAGTTACTGTGTTTGTCGACGTTCGGCACCATATTTTGATGAGACTTTTATTCTTGGCTTCTGGATCTCCAGTAGCAATGCCAGTGATGACAGACTCATCCAGCTATATGAAAGACGCACAGAACCCACAACATACATCAAACACACGTCACACATCAAACAGGCATCACACATCAAACACGCatcacacatcaaacacatttcacacatcacacactcatcataCATCAAACAATTTCATACTGATTACATGTTTCACCAAAtacagatgaaacacacactcatctgaaAAAGTAACACCTCCACATGTACAGTTTGGACTTTTTCAACACTTTTTCAATGTACAGATATCTGATCTTCAGATATATGCATTATAGGTGTTATAACAAAAATCATGGAACATTTATACTTTGTAGTCTATTGTATAAAGTAGATAAACATATGTGTCACGGTGCCCTCCCCATAACGTTAGTCTTCCATTAGAGATTGCACAGATTCCATGAGTCTTCCATTAGAgactcacatatatatatatatatatatatatatatatatatatatatatatatatatatatatatatatatatatatatatatgaagatcAAATATTGATATGTCCACatgaaaaaaacacatcacGGGGTGAATTTATTTTCCCCCATGATGGTATATgaatttatacacacacacacacacacacatacacacacacacctctatgaTGGCGTGTGTGAGCGGGTCTGTGATGACGTTTAGCAGGGCCGGGGCGTTTTCTCCACTCTCCAGATGAAAAGATCTCACGATGAGCTCCGTGAGGTGGTACAGATAACCCGTAGTGGCCTCCAATGGCAGGAGCACCAACACAGACAGCCAGTTGAAGAAATCGTGCACCGTGGCCCCGGCAAATGCCCTATGTGTAAATCCAGAGGGatgttacattaaaaaatgttatctgATGACAACAGCTGTGGTTtatgtaatgttaaatgtttttagaGTTCTAATCCTGAAACATAACCCAACACCAATATTACTGAAACTTTACTCACCTAAAAGTTTTCAATTTATTGCGAcccaatatatttttaatttgaccAGTGAGGATTATTAGAGAATGTGTATTTATCTCCACTGAGtttatttaaccattttaaATGTGGTAAACAGAAATATGACTAGGTTTTCTCTTCATGGGAGAGGTTTGAATTTCTCCTCACACCACATGGAGAACTCTGCCGCGTTATATGTTAGCGCAGCCCAACAACGTGGACGTTTTGCAGCAGTTCAGAAGGCATCTGTACACCA is a window from the Electrophorus electricus isolate fEleEle1 chromosome 9, fEleEle1.pri, whole genome shotgun sequence genome containing:
- the slc34a2a gene encoding solute carrier family 34 member 2a; translated protein: MAACPEIGESSLAHQTDKSNIQKDRSVCIGPAVSTAALIQVEPEKEDDPWDLPELHDTGVSWADLDTQGKVLRVFRSVGKFILLLGLLYMFVCSLDILSSAFQLVGGKTAGDIFQDNEVLSNPLAGLVIGVLVTLLVQSSSTSSSIVVSMVSSGLLQVSMAVPIIMGTNIGTSVTNTLVAMTQAGERDTFRRAFAGATVHDFFNWLSVLVLLPLEATTGYLYHLTELIVRSFHLESGENAPALLNVITDPLTHAIIELDESVITGIATGDPEAKNKSLIKIWCRTSTNTSLQNVTLANCTRGMCWEWRNVSETLNIRKCGHIFVNTELPDLAVGLILLAMSLLVLCTCLVLIVKLLNSVLKGQVAKVIKTIINTDFPFPFAWLTGYLAIIVGAVMTFIVQSSSVFTSAITPLVGIGVISIERAYPLSVGSNIGTTSTAVLAALASPGDTLTNSLQIALVHLFFNVSGIVLWYIVPFMRAPIWLAKSLGDVTARHRWFALIYILVCFFLLPLLIFGLSLAGWAVLLAVLLPPAILLLFVVSVNVLQGRWPHALPSCLRTWDFLPIWARSLEPWDRVVTVVTACCCCCKCCEVAQGDEEAGPVNKGCEMESHNNLAMANDSEEKEKVPPPPVVLKMTVL